The following are from one region of the Carnobacterium gallinarum DSM 4847 genome:
- the rpsN gene encoding 30S ribosomal protein S14 → MAKKSKIAQAKRQVLMIEKYADLRAELKARGDVKALAKLPKASHPNRLRNRDLLDGRPRGYMKKFGLSRINFRNLAHSGHLPGVKKASW, encoded by the coding sequence ATGGCAAAAAAATCAAAAATAGCTCAAGCAAAAAGACAAGTTCTAATGATTGAAAAATATGCTGATTTACGTGCAGAATTAAAGGCGAGAGGTGACGTGAAGGCCTTAGCAAAATTACCAAAAGCTTCTCATCCGAATCGCTTGAGAAATCGGGATCTATTAGATGGTCGTCCAAGAGGTTATATGAAAAAATTTGGATTATCCCGAATTAATTTTAGAAATTTGGCTCATAGCGGACACTTACCTGGTGTA